The Formosa sp. Hel1_33_131 genome window below encodes:
- a CDS encoding superoxide dismutase, with the protein MAFELPKLNYAYDALEPNIDARTMEIHHSKHHNGYTNNLNAAIAGTDLENKSIETILGNLDMSNKAVRNNGGGFYNHSLFWNVMNPEGKEALSGELKEAILAAYGSFEDFKTAFSKAAATQFGSGWAWLCVHKGGKVEVCSTPNQDNPLMPGVSCEGTPILGLDVWEHAYYLNYQNRRPDYIEAFFNVINWKEVETRFAAAK; encoded by the coding sequence ATGGCTTTTGAATTACCAAAATTAAATTATGCTTACGATGCGCTCGAGCCTAATATTGATGCACGAACAATGGAAATCCACCATTCTAAGCATCATAATGGGTATACAAACAATCTAAACGCTGCAATTGCAGGAACTGATTTAGAAAACAAATCAATTGAAACAATTCTTGGAAACTTGGATATGTCTAACAAGGCTGTCCGAAATAACGGTGGTGGATTTTACAACCATTCACTTTTCTGGAACGTTATGAATCCTGAAGGAAAAGAAGCACTTTCTGGAGAGCTTAAAGAGGCGATTCTTGCCGCTTACGGTTCTTTCGAAGATTTTAAAACCGCTTTCAGTAAAGCTGCTGCAACACAGTTTGGGTCTGGATGGGCTTGGTTATGTGTTCATAAAGGGGGGAAAGTAGAAGTATGTTCTACACCAAACCAAGACAACCCATTAATGCCAGGTGTATCATGTGAAGGAACTCCAATCTTAGGATTAGATGTTTGGGAACATGCTTATTACTTAAACTACCAAAACCGTCGTCCAGATTATATTGAAGCGTTCTTTAATGTTATTAATTGGAAAGAGGTTGAAACACGTTTTGCTGCTGCAAAATAA
- the purN gene encoding phosphoribosylglycinamide formyltransferase, with translation MKRIAIFASGSGSNAENIIRYFQNNKKAEVVLVLSNNPNALVLERATKLGVKNLTFGKEQLNDSKWAVENLKNLDLIVLAGFLWKFPEHLLETYKNKVVNVHPALLPKYGGKGMYGMHVHKAVVENNEAESGITIHYVNEHYDEGAIIFQAKCSINKKDTPNDVAAKIHELEMKYFPEVVQQILSTDG, from the coding sequence ATGAAACGAATTGCAATTTTTGCTTCTGGATCTGGATCGAACGCCGAAAATATAATTAGATATTTTCAAAACAACAAAAAAGCGGAGGTGGTTTTGGTTCTTTCAAACAATCCAAACGCTCTAGTTTTAGAGCGCGCTACGAAGTTGGGCGTTAAGAATTTGACATTTGGCAAAGAACAATTGAACGATTCTAAATGGGCGGTTGAAAATTTAAAAAATCTTGATTTAATTGTTTTAGCAGGATTTTTATGGAAATTTCCGGAACACTTATTAGAAACTTACAAAAACAAAGTGGTGAACGTGCATCCCGCTTTATTGCCAAAATATGGCGGAAAAGGCATGTATGGCATGCATGTGCACAAAGCCGTGGTTGAAAATAACGAAGCTGAATCAGGCATTACAATTCATTATGTGAACGAACATTATGACGAAGGTGCCATTATTTTTCAAGCAAAATGCTCCATTAATAAAAAAGACACCCCCAACGATGTCGCCGCTAAAATTCATGAATTAGAAATGAAATACTTCCCAGAGGTCGTTCAGCAGATACTTTCGACAGATGGCTAA
- a CDS encoding ribonuclease III family protein has protein sequence MISFRNIFKPNTPKNTALAASIKQVVGYSPKKLYYYIKAFTHGSTNQKDSFGNPISYERLEYVGDAVLSAVIAHYLFEKVLEGDEGYLTKMRSKIVSREHLNEIGKELGLSSFMRTKIPITQFGDNIHGNLLEALIGAVFLDKGYVACEKFIYKRLITPHVDIDLLEGKVISYKSLIIEWCQKEKKHFNFESLKDVGQDILKHFSVKLLIDGKTIAKARATSKKKAEEKVSKRAYFVLQGKIDKTS, from the coding sequence TTGATTTCTTTTCGAAACATATTCAAACCAAATACTCCAAAAAACACTGCACTAGCGGCTTCCATAAAACAAGTAGTTGGATATAGCCCTAAAAAATTATATTACTACATAAAAGCCTTTACGCATGGCTCAACAAATCAAAAGGATTCTTTTGGAAATCCAATAAGCTACGAGCGCTTAGAATATGTGGGTGACGCTGTATTAAGTGCCGTCATCGCGCATTATTTGTTTGAAAAGGTTCTTGAAGGCGACGAGGGTTATTTAACAAAAATGCGTTCTAAAATTGTCAGTAGAGAACACCTTAACGAAATTGGAAAAGAATTAGGTCTTTCATCTTTTATGCGTACAAAAATTCCAATCACTCAATTTGGGGATAACATTCATGGAAATTTGTTAGAAGCCTTAATTGGAGCTGTTTTTTTAGATAAAGGATACGTCGCTTGTGAAAAATTTATTTACAAAAGATTGATTACTCCTCATGTAGATATTGATCTTTTGGAAGGAAAAGTGATCAGTTACAAAAGCCTTATTATTGAATGGTGTCAAAAGGAAAAGAAACATTTTAACTTTGAAAGCCTAAAAGATGTAGGTCAAGATATTCTTAAACATTTTTCTGTAAAACTTCTCATTGATGGAAAAACCATCGCAAAAGCACGCGCAACTTCTAAAAAAAAGGCAGAAGAAAAAGTTTCAAAACGCGCGTATTTCGTCTTGCAAGGAAAGATTGATAAAACATCTTAA
- a CDS encoding IPExxxVDY family protein: protein MAVHKLLVDDFEDANYSLLAIHCDIEDYRLAYFLNQNLATRLVRTKEDLDFTNSTASFPVFEWNNKPLQTAWHLIKNNCLVENVAPISTGLFAESKDHAWIVHSLLSDHSSVDYFLKINNGGGFINEKEILNTIQNISKISTAYSVDVLQLKSKEHLIFN from the coding sequence ATGGCAGTACACAAACTTCTTGTTGATGATTTTGAAGATGCAAATTACTCGCTATTAGCGATTCATTGCGATATTGAAGACTATCGCTTGGCATACTTTTTAAACCAAAATTTAGCAACACGGTTGGTGCGCACAAAAGAAGATTTAGACTTTACAAATTCAACAGCTTCCTTTCCCGTTTTTGAATGGAATAATAAACCTTTACAAACAGCTTGGCATCTCATTAAAAACAATTGCCTTGTAGAAAATGTTGCGCCCATTTCGACGGGCTTATTTGCAGAAAGTAAAGATCACGCTTGGATCGTGCATTCCTTGCTATCAGACCATTCATCGGTTGATTATTTTTTAAAAATCAATAATGGTGGTGGATTTATAAACGAAAAAGAAATCTTGAACACGATTCAAAACATATCCAAAATATCCACGGCTTATAGTGTGGATGTTTTACAACTAAAATCAAAAGAACATTTAATATTTAATTAA
- a CDS encoding acyl carrier protein, which translates to MSDIASRVKAIIVDKLGVDENEVVTEASFTNDLGADSLDTVELIMEFEKEFDIQIPDDQAENIATVGQAVSYIEAAK; encoded by the coding sequence ATGTCAGACATTGCATCAAGAGTAAAAGCGATTATCGTAGACAAATTGGGCGTTGATGAAAACGAAGTGGTTACAGAAGCTAGCTTCACAAACGACCTAGGCGCAGATTCGTTAGATACTGTAGAGCTTATAATGGAATTTGAAAAAGAATTCGACATTCAAATCCCAGATGACCAAGCAGAAAACATTGCGACTGTAGGTCAAGCTGTTTCATATATTGAAGCTGCAAAATAA
- a CDS encoding PfkB family carbohydrate kinase, producing the protein MSKLVIVGTVAFDAVETPFGKTDKILGGSASYIGLSAAQFEVDSAIVSVVGGDFPQDYLDLFVKRDIDTSSIEIIKEGKTFFWSGRYHNDMNTRDTLATELNVLENFQPIVPDAYKDAKILVLGNLHPIVQSSVLDQMTDPSTLVILDTMNFWMDHALNDLLEVIKRVDIITINDEEARQLTGEHSLVAAAKKIHTMGPEYVVIKKGEHGALLFNDSNVFFAPALPLESVFDPTGAGDTFAGGFAGFLAQTENISFENMKKAVIHGSALASFCVEKFGTDRLESLQPEEIHTRLKAFKDLTRFEIELTT; encoded by the coding sequence ATGAGTAAATTGGTAATTGTTGGAACCGTTGCATTTGATGCTGTTGAAACTCCTTTTGGAAAGACTGATAAAATACTCGGTGGATCCGCTTCTTATATAGGGCTTTCTGCCGCACAATTTGAAGTTGACAGTGCTATCGTCTCTGTTGTGGGCGGCGATTTTCCTCAAGACTATTTAGATCTTTTTGTAAAAAGAGACATCGATACTTCAAGTATTGAAATTATAAAAGAAGGCAAAACATTTTTCTGGAGTGGACGCTATCACAACGATATGAATACGCGTGATACCTTGGCAACAGAGCTGAATGTATTAGAAAATTTTCAACCCATAGTTCCCGATGCTTATAAAGATGCTAAGATCTTAGTGTTAGGAAACCTACACCCGATAGTTCAATCGAGTGTTTTAGATCAAATGACAGATCCTTCAACATTGGTTATTTTGGATACGATGAATTTTTGGATGGATCATGCATTGAATGACCTCTTAGAGGTAATCAAGCGTGTGGATATCATTACCATTAATGACGAAGAAGCTCGTCAACTTACAGGAGAACACTCTTTAGTAGCTGCGGCAAAAAAAATACATACTATGGGTCCTGAGTATGTAGTCATTAAAAAAGGAGAACATGGGGCGTTATTATTTAACGACTCCAATGTGTTCTTTGCACCCGCATTGCCATTAGAATCTGTTTTTGACCCTACGGGGGCAGGCGATACTTTTGCAGGAGGGTTCGCAGGATTTTTAGCACAGACAGAAAACATATCCTTTGAGAATATGAAAAAAGCGGTCATACACGGATCCGCGCTCGCATCGTTTTGTGTAGAGAAATTTGGCACCGACCGATTAGAGTCTTTACAACCCGAAGAGATTCACACGCGTCTCAAGGCTTTTAAGGATCTGACACGATTTGAAATAGAATTAACAACATAA
- a CDS encoding UvrD-helicase domain-containing protein, protein MSASTFNIYNASAGSGKTFTLVKDYLKIVLTSKEFLPHRHVLAITFTNKAVDEMKTRIVEALMTFAAPSILSQSDSLFEQVVSELGSSPKEIHLKSKQLLSKILHNYAAFDISTIDKFTQKLIRTFAFDLKLPMNFEVELDTDLLLQKAVSRLLSKAGKNKALTKVLVEFAIEKADDDKSWNIALDLAKTAKLLTRETDAPFLEVLSQRSLQEFGALKSTLTKDISETEIQVVELSTQILDVITANGIEFSDFTRGSLPKHFKDLASGKFDIKYVAVWQQSIETTSLYTKKAPPHVAAAIDGLRPQLVEVFHKTKEAVYRIRYLKNIRKNTTPLSVLNLIHQEIKTIKDEENLLMISEFNTIISQQIKDQPAPFIYERIGEKFNHFFIDEFQDTSELQWENLVPLLTNTLAEENGSAMLVGDAKQAIYRWRGGKAEQFINLHNNATEFPFDASLSHLPTNYRSCRQVVNFNNNFFKHLSTVVFSNETYKSLYQSPPQLEFNDKTGYVNISFLEFEKGEDKSLLYAEKVLKIIRSYLESSEDAALKDICVLVRKRKDGVAVANLLSQSKIDIVSSETLLVAQSPEVKHIMSVLEYVHEPSNMEAKLEVINYIASHVDVGDPHLFRVKCIPLNRATFFKVLEPLGLIFSPKTALQLSIYESVEYIISSFQLAKTSNAYIQFFLDFVVEFTQKPTSSIRQFIDHFNLKKDSLSVVTPKGINAVQIMTVHKSKGLEFPVVIFPFAELDIYKELEPKEWMPMDASYAPFPHFLLNYNKDFESFGSEGAAIFKDHQSKLELDNINLLYVALTRAVEQLYIVGNAAVAKNGAENLKTYSGLLINYLKSSGRWEDGTVEYEFGSFESIDAPKSAKYPTVFQREFISTPKEHLNVSMATNAGYLWDTTQKEALEKGNLIHLLMSKIYTKVDIEITLNDFFNAGVISSTQSDELSGTLNAIVSHPLLASYYSSDVEVYNEREIMTSSGKIIIPDRLVVFKDATAVVIDYKTGDPYDKYEAQLANYSEIIEEMGYKVVKKILVYINASLQVKVC, encoded by the coding sequence GTGAGCGCATCAACATTCAATATCTATAATGCTTCGGCTGGAAGTGGGAAAACATTTACCTTAGTCAAAGACTATTTAAAAATAGTTCTGACTTCTAAAGAATTCTTACCGCATCGGCATGTTTTGGCGATTACTTTTACCAATAAGGCTGTGGATGAAATGAAAACGCGGATTGTAGAAGCATTGATGACATTTGCGGCGCCCTCTATTTTAAGTCAATCAGATTCCTTGTTTGAGCAAGTTGTGAGTGAATTGGGAAGTTCCCCAAAAGAAATCCACCTGAAATCCAAACAACTTCTCAGTAAAATACTGCATAATTATGCTGCCTTTGACATCTCTACGATTGATAAGTTTACTCAAAAGTTGATTCGCACCTTTGCCTTTGATTTAAAACTCCCGATGAATTTTGAGGTCGAATTGGACACTGATCTTTTACTCCAAAAAGCCGTCAGTCGTTTGCTCTCCAAAGCGGGAAAAAACAAGGCACTCACAAAAGTGTTGGTTGAATTTGCGATAGAAAAAGCGGACGACGATAAAAGTTGGAACATTGCTTTAGACCTAGCAAAAACAGCCAAGCTGTTAACAAGGGAGACGGATGCACCATTTTTAGAGGTGCTTTCGCAACGTTCATTACAGGAATTTGGCGCGTTGAAATCAACCTTAACAAAAGACATTAGTGAAACAGAAATACAAGTTGTAGAGCTGTCCACCCAAATTTTAGATGTGATTACAGCCAATGGTATTGAGTTTTCAGATTTTACACGAGGGTCTTTGCCAAAACACTTTAAGGACTTAGCCTCCGGAAAATTTGACATTAAATATGTAGCCGTATGGCAACAATCTATAGAAACGACCTCGCTGTACACTAAAAAAGCACCGCCGCACGTTGCCGCTGCTATTGACGGGCTTCGTCCTCAGCTTGTAGAAGTATTCCATAAAACAAAAGAAGCGGTTTATAGAATTCGGTATTTAAAAAATATTCGAAAAAACACCACTCCACTATCGGTTCTGAATTTAATACACCAAGAGATAAAAACAATCAAAGACGAGGAAAACTTATTGATGATTTCTGAATTTAATACCATCATAAGTCAGCAAATAAAAGACCAGCCAGCGCCTTTTATTTATGAGCGCATCGGAGAAAAGTTTAATCACTTTTTTATTGATGAGTTTCAAGACACTTCCGAATTGCAATGGGAAAATTTAGTGCCCTTATTAACAAACACTTTGGCGGAAGAAAATGGGAGCGCTATGTTGGTGGGCGATGCCAAACAGGCCATTTATCGTTGGAGAGGTGGAAAGGCAGAGCAGTTCATCAATTTACACAACAATGCAACCGAATTCCCTTTTGATGCATCGCTTTCTCACCTTCCAACAAATTATAGAAGTTGCAGACAGGTGGTCAATTTTAATAATAATTTTTTCAAACACCTCTCGACGGTTGTGTTCTCAAATGAGACTTATAAGTCCTTATACCAATCACCTCCTCAATTGGAATTTAATGACAAAACGGGTTATGTAAATATTTCCTTTTTAGAGTTTGAAAAGGGTGAAGACAAATCGCTTTTATATGCAGAAAAAGTTCTAAAAATCATTAGATCTTATTTAGAATCAAGCGAGGATGCTGCCTTGAAAGATATTTGTGTCTTGGTCCGAAAACGAAAAGACGGTGTTGCGGTGGCAAATTTATTAAGCCAGTCAAAAATTGATATTGTTTCAAGCGAGACGCTTTTAGTGGCGCAATCTCCAGAGGTAAAACACATTATGAGCGTGTTGGAGTATGTCCATGAACCGTCTAATATGGAAGCCAAATTGGAGGTGATCAATTATATCGCATCCCACGTAGATGTCGGCGACCCGCACTTGTTCCGTGTAAAGTGTATTCCATTAAATCGCGCCACGTTTTTTAAAGTCCTAGAGCCTTTAGGGTTGATCTTTTCTCCTAAAACTGCTTTACAGCTTTCTATTTATGAATCTGTAGAATATATCATTAGTAGCTTTCAATTGGCAAAAACATCGAATGCTTACATTCAATTTTTCTTGGACTTTGTGGTCGAATTTACTCAAAAACCAACGTCGAGTATCCGTCAATTTATAGACCACTTCAACCTCAAAAAAGACAGTCTAAGCGTTGTGACCCCGAAAGGCATTAATGCCGTTCAAATTATGACGGTTCATAAATCGAAAGGGTTGGAGTTTCCAGTTGTTATTTTTCCTTTTGCAGAATTGGACATTTATAAAGAATTGGAGCCAAAAGAATGGATGCCAATGGATGCCTCTTATGCTCCTTTCCCACATTTTTTATTAAACTACAATAAAGATTTTGAGTCATTTGGCTCGGAAGGGGCTGCTATTTTTAAAGATCATCAATCAAAATTAGAGCTTGATAATATCAACCTATTATATGTAGCGCTCACTAGGGCGGTTGAACAATTATATATTGTAGGAAATGCAGCGGTTGCCAAAAACGGAGCAGAAAATCTAAAAACATATTCAGGGCTTCTGATCAATTATCTAAAATCATCGGGGCGATGGGAAGATGGAACGGTGGAATACGAGTTTGGATCGTTTGAGAGCATAGACGCTCCAAAATCCGCAAAATACCCGACAGTTTTTCAGCGCGAATTTATATCCACACCAAAAGAACACCTCAACGTGTCAATGGCCACCAACGCAGGGTATTTATGGGATACGACACAAAAAGAAGCGCTTGAGAAGGGTAATTTGATTCATTTATTAATGTCAAAAATTTACACCAAAGTAGATATTGAAATTACGCTGAATGATTTTTTTAATGCAGGTGTAATCTCATCGACTCAAAGTGATGAACTTTCGGGCACTTTAAACGCGATTGTTAGCCACCCATTACTAGCTTCCTATTATAGCTCAGATGTAGAGGTTTATAACGAAAGAGAAATTATGACTTCCAGCGGAAAAATCATTATTCCAGATCGATTGGTCGTTTTTAAGGACGCAACAGCCGTAGTTATTGATTATAAGACAGGAGATCCTTACGACAAATACGAAGCCCAGCTGGCAAATTATTCGGAAATTATTGAAGAAATGGGGTATAAGGTTGTCAAAAAAATACTCGTGTACATAAATGCAAGTTTACAGGTTAAAGTGTGCTAG
- a CDS encoding amidophosphoribosyltransferase, with protein sequence MSDAIKHECGIAHIRLLKPLEFYKKKYGTAFYGINKMYLIMEKQHNRGQDGAGFASIKLDMQPGERYISRVRSIAQQPIQDIFDQINNRINDVLAEHPEVAEDAEAQKKVVPYLGEVMLGHVRYGTFGKNSVESVHPFLRQNNWMHRNVILAGNFNMTNVKSLFKNLVEIGQHPKEYTDTITIMEKIGHFLDDAVSKLYKKLKKEGYTKMECSPLIAERLNLKKILKKAAKSWDGGYAMAGLLGHGDSFVLRDPSGIRPAYYYMDDEVVVVASERPVIQTVFNVDYDAVHELPPGSAIITKKSGETSIDQILEPLERKACSFERIYFSRGSDAEIYQERKLLGKLIVPEVLKHVDYDIKNTVFSYIPNTAETSFFGMIENVEEYLNKKKTEQILKGTRSLSAEKVTQILSEHTRVEKIAIKDVKLRTFITEDSSRDDLVAHVYDVTYGVIKPEDNLVIIDDSIVRGTTLKKSILKMVDRLSPKRIVVVSSAPQIRYPDCYGIDMANLEGLVAFRAALSLLKDANKYHIVEDIYARCKAQENLIDTEVQNFVKEIYAPFTPEQVSDKIAELLSEDGINAEVKIIFQSIENLHKACPKNLGDWYFTGNYPTPGGNRVVNRAYINFFEENNERAY encoded by the coding sequence ATGAGCGATGCTATAAAACACGAATGTGGAATTGCACACATCAGACTTTTAAAACCCTTAGAGTTTTATAAAAAGAAATACGGAACGGCTTTTTACGGCATCAATAAGATGTACCTCATTATGGAAAAGCAGCACAACCGTGGTCAGGATGGCGCGGGTTTTGCAAGTATTAAATTAGATATGCAACCTGGAGAGCGTTATATAAGTCGTGTCCGTTCGATAGCACAGCAGCCAATTCAAGATATTTTTGATCAGATCAACAATCGAATTAATGATGTTTTGGCAGAGCATCCGGAAGTCGCAGAGGATGCGGAGGCACAAAAAAAGGTAGTACCTTATTTAGGAGAAGTGATGTTGGGGCATGTTCGTTATGGGACATTTGGAAAAAACAGTGTTGAAAGCGTCCACCCCTTTTTAAGACAAAACAATTGGATGCATCGAAATGTAATATTAGCAGGAAACTTTAACATGACCAATGTTAAAAGTTTGTTTAAAAACCTTGTTGAGATTGGACAGCACCCTAAAGAGTATACGGACACCATCACCATTATGGAGAAAATTGGACATTTTCTGGATGATGCGGTTTCAAAACTTTACAAAAAACTCAAAAAAGAAGGGTACACCAAAATGGAGTGTTCGCCATTGATTGCGGAACGTTTAAACCTTAAAAAAATATTAAAAAAAGCGGCTAAAAGCTGGGATGGCGGTTATGCTATGGCGGGACTTTTAGGGCATGGAGACTCTTTTGTATTGAGAGATCCTTCAGGAATTCGACCGGCCTATTATTATATGGACGACGAAGTTGTGGTTGTTGCTTCTGAACGTCCAGTAATTCAAACCGTTTTTAATGTCGATTATGATGCGGTTCACGAATTGCCACCAGGGAGTGCTATTATTACTAAAAAATCGGGAGAAACTTCGATCGATCAAATTTTGGAACCTTTAGAGCGGAAGGCTTGTTCGTTTGAACGTATTTATTTTTCCAGAGGAAGTGATGCTGAAATTTACCAAGAACGTAAATTACTCGGAAAACTTATTGTTCCCGAAGTCTTGAAGCACGTGGATTATGATATAAAAAATACGGTGTTTTCATACATTCCTAATACGGCTGAAACGTCGTTTTTTGGGATGATTGAAAATGTTGAGGAGTATTTGAACAAAAAGAAAACAGAACAAATATTGAAAGGGACTCGTTCGCTTTCTGCCGAAAAAGTGACTCAAATTCTTTCGGAACATACACGTGTCGAAAAAATTGCTATTAAAGACGTCAAACTAAGAACCTTTATTACAGAAGACAGCAGTCGCGATGATTTAGTGGCGCATGTGTACGATGTGACTTATGGTGTGATCAAGCCAGAAGATAACCTTGTTATCATTGATGATAGTATTGTTCGCGGGACGACTTTAAAGAAAAGTATTCTAAAAATGGTGGACCGATTGTCACCTAAACGGATTGTGGTGGTGTCTTCAGCTCCACAAATTCGCTATCCAGATTGTTATGGAATTGACATGGCAAACCTTGAAGGATTGGTGGCGTTTAGAGCGGCATTATCTCTGTTAAAAGATGCGAACAAGTACCATATTGTTGAAGATATCTACGCACGCTGTAAAGCACAAGAAAATTTAATAGACACAGAAGTTCAAAATTTTGTGAAAGAAATTTATGCACCCTTTACTCCAGAACAAGTGTCGGATAAAATAGCGGAGCTGCTGAGTGAAGACGGGATCAACGCTGAGGTTAAAATCATATTTCAATCCATAGAAAACTTACATAAAGCCTGTCCGAAAAACTTAGGAGACTGGTATTTCACAGGAAATTATCCAACTCCAGGAGGTAATCGAGTGGTGAATCGGGCGTATATCAACTTTTTTGAAGAGAATAATGAAAGAGCTTACTGA
- a CDS encoding ribonuclease H1 domain-containing protein: MAKPKKKYYTVWKGHHTGVFETWNDCKAQIANFEGAQYKSFPTFELAKTALNGNYRDYIGKTKKFSSGLSETRLKLIGQPNYDSIAVDAASSGNPGIMEYRGVDTQSKKQLFHKGPYEQGTNNVGEFLALVHGLAFLKQNNSNRILYTDSRTAMSWVKKKQCNTKLERSERNVALFNLVDRAVVWLKNNAYTTVIVKWETKAWGEIPADFGRK; this comes from the coding sequence ATGGCTAAACCCAAAAAAAAATATTACACGGTTTGGAAAGGACACCACACAGGGGTTTTTGAGACTTGGAACGATTGCAAAGCACAAATCGCAAATTTTGAAGGGGCGCAATACAAATCATTTCCAACCTTTGAATTGGCAAAAACGGCTCTGAATGGAAATTATAGAGACTACATCGGGAAAACCAAAAAGTTTTCAAGCGGTTTGTCTGAAACCCGATTAAAGCTCATAGGTCAGCCGAACTACGACTCAATTGCGGTGGATGCTGCTTCCAGTGGAAACCCGGGCATTATGGAGTATAGAGGGGTGGATACCCAGTCCAAAAAACAATTGTTTCACAAAGGCCCTTACGAGCAAGGAACTAACAATGTCGGTGAGTTTTTGGCGCTTGTACATGGATTGGCATTTTTAAAACAAAATAACAGCAACCGAATTCTTTATACCGATTCAAGAACCGCGATGAGTTGGGTCAAAAAAAAACAATGCAATACAAAGTTAGAGCGTTCAGAAAGGAATGTAGCTTTATTTAATCTTGTAGACCGTGCTGTGGTATGGTTAAAAAACAACGCTTACACGACCGTAATTGTCAAGTGGGAAACCAAGGCTTGGGGTGAAATCCCTGCCGATTTTGGACGGAAATAA
- the fabF gene encoding beta-ketoacyl-ACP synthase II, with translation MELKRVVVTGLGALTPIGNNIDTYWEALISGKSGCAPVTYFDTEHFKTKFACELKNFDVSDFFDRKEARKMDRFAQYAMVASDEAIIDAKLDLDALNKFRVGVIWGAGIGGIETFQNEVMNFANGNGTPRFNPFFIPKMIADIAPGNISIKHGFMGPNYTTVSACASSANAIFDALNLIRLGHCDVIVTGGSEATINQSGMGGFNAMHALSTRNESPETASRPFDGTRDGFVLGEGAGALILEDYDHAKARGAKIYAELIGGGLSSDAYHMTAPHPDGIGVIAVMKNCLENAGIKPENVDAINTHGTSTPLGDVAELKAISEVFGAHAKNININSTKSMTGHLLGAAGAIEAIAAILSIEHGIVPPTINHVTPDENIDPELNLTLNKAQKRDVKIAMSNTFGFGGHNACVVFKKLD, from the coding sequence ATGGAACTAAAGCGCGTTGTAGTAACAGGTTTAGGAGCATTGACTCCTATTGGCAATAACATAGACACTTATTGGGAAGCCCTGATAAGTGGTAAAAGTGGTTGTGCCCCTGTGACTTATTTTGATACCGAACATTTCAAAACAAAGTTTGCTTGTGAATTAAAAAATTTCGATGTATCGGACTTCTTTGACCGAAAAGAAGCCCGAAAAATGGATCGGTTTGCGCAATATGCTATGGTGGCTTCTGACGAAGCCATCATAGATGCCAAACTAGATTTAGACGCCTTAAACAAATTTAGAGTCGGCGTTATTTGGGGTGCTGGAATTGGCGGAATTGAAACCTTCCAAAACGAAGTGATGAACTTTGCCAATGGTAATGGAACCCCGAGATTTAATCCCTTTTTTATTCCCAAAATGATTGCAGATATTGCCCCTGGTAATATTTCTATCAAACATGGGTTTATGGGACCAAACTATACAACTGTATCTGCTTGTGCATCCTCAGCCAATGCGATCTTTGACGCTTTAAATTTAATTCGTCTTGGGCATTGTGATGTTATTGTCACTGGCGGAAGTGAAGCGACCATCAACCAATCAGGAATGGGTGGCTTTAATGCAATGCATGCATTGTCTACAAGAAATGAAAGCCCAGAAACTGCTTCGAGACCTTTTGACGGTACCAGAGATGGTTTTGTTTTAGGTGAAGGTGCAGGAGCTCTTATTTTAGAGGATTACGACCACGCCAAAGCAAGAGGCGCAAAAATATATGCAGAACTTATCGGTGGCGGACTCTCTTCGGATGCCTACCATATGACCGCACCACATCCCGATGGGATTGGCGTGATTGCAGTGATGAAAAACTGTTTAGAAAATGCAGGAATTAAACCAGAGAACGTAGATGCTATTAATACGCATGGAACTTCTACACCTCTAGGAGATGTCGCAGAATTGAAAGCGATATCGGAAGTTTTTGGAGCGCATGCCAAAAACATAAATATAAATTCTACAAAATCCATGACTGGACACTTACTTGGTGCCGCTGGAGCAATTGAAGCTATTGCCGCTATTTTATCGATAGAGCATGGCATTGTACCTCCAACGATCAACCACGTTACTCCAGACGAAAATATTGACCCTGAATTAAATCTTACCTTAAACAAGGCTCAAAAGCGAGACGTTAAAATCGCCATGAGTAATACGTTTGGTTTTGGTGGTCATAACGCCTGTGTTGTATTCAAGAAATTAGATTAA